In Melopsittacus undulatus isolate bMelUnd1 chromosome 6, bMelUnd1.mat.Z, whole genome shotgun sequence, the following proteins share a genomic window:
- the LOC117436265 gene encoding LOW QUALITY PROTEIN: G-protein coupled receptor 35-like (The sequence of the model RefSeq protein was modified relative to this genomic sequence to represent the inferred CDS: substituted 2 bases at 2 genomic stop codons), whose product MQSWGTKHVTELFQDTYYYASHFKAACELFQFIVYIPVLSLGIPLNAIAFWVFCCRLKRWTETRVYMINLIVAGSFLLFALPFLIHFTMYEHPIDNLCFTIQRIYFTNMPMSILIITLITIDXYIAIKFPLKAKILXSPLKSASIRGALWIIVIIYSYLHLQFYDKKEKFCFRKQSTQPSYTSLVSVIFGCFIPLLIVTFCSVQVIRCLKKKMVTSPQETKLIQKAIRIISMNLCMFTVCFAPFYIALLLRFAVDVAGACSLLSEVNACVHILTCLANSNCCLDAFCYYFAAKEFQEFPPLFPTRLSMRCKMNQIQESQSPTDQVMT is encoded by the exons ATGCAGTCCTGGGGAACCAAGCATGTGACAGAGCTCTTTCAGGACACGTACTATTATGCTTCTCACTttaag gctgcctgtgagcTGTTTCAATTTATAGTCTACATCCCAGTGCTCTCTTTGGGGATCCCACTGAACGCGATTGCCTTCTGGGTCTTCTGCTGCAGACTCAAGAGGTGGACAGAAACCAGGGTGTACATGATCAACCTCATAGTTGCAGGCAGTTTCCTGCTCTTTGCTCTGCCTTTCTTGATACATTTTACCATGTATGAGCATCCCATAGACAACTTGTGCTTCACCATACAAAGGATCTACTTTACAAACATGCCTATGAGCATCCTGATCATCACTCTGATAACAATTGATTGATACATTGCAATCAAGTTCCCTCTAAAAGCAAAGATTCTTTGATCCCCACTGAAATCAGCATCCATCCGTGGGGCCCTTTGGATAATAGTAATTATTTATTCCTACTTGCATCTACAATTTtatgacaaaaaggaaaaattctgCTTTCGGAAACAATCTACTCAACCCAGTTATACATCGCTGGTGTCCGTCATCTTTGGCTGTTTTATTCCCTTACTGATTGTGACTTTTTGCTCAGTACAAGTCATCAGATGTCTCAAGAAGAAGATGGTCACAAGTCCTCAGGAGACAAAATTAATCCAGAAAGCAATCCGCATTATTTCTATGAATCTGTGCATGTTCACTGTATGTTTTGCACCCTTCTACATTGCCCTGCTCCTGCGGTTTGCAGTGGATGTTGCTGGAGCTTGTTCTCTGCTCTCAGAAGTTAACGCCTGTGTTCACATCCTTACGTGCTTAGCAAACTCTAACTGCTGTTTGGATGCATTTTGCTATTACTTTGCAGCTAAGGAATTTCAGGAATTTCCTCCTCTGTTCCCCACTCGCCTATCGATGAGGTGCAAGATGAACCAAATCCAAGAATCCCAGTCACCCACGGATCAAGTCATGACATAA
- the LRRC8C gene encoding volume-regulated anion channel subunit LRRC8C has translation MIPVTEFRQFSEQQPAFRVLKPWWDVFTDYLSVAMLMIGVFGCTLQVMQDKIICLPKRIQPCQNQSNSSNVFNTIPDTTPLPPPKPSTPPATVEMKGLKTDLDLQQYSFINQVCYERALHWYAKYFPYLVLIHTLVFMLCSNFWFKFPGSSSKIEHFISILGKCFDSPWTTRALSEVSGEDSEDKDNRKNNINKSNTIQPSTEGTLVKTQSLKSIPEKLVVDKGTPGALDKKEGEQAKALFEKVKKFRLHVEEGDILYVMYVRQTVLKVIKFLIIIAYNTALVSEVNFTVVCNVDIEDMTGYKNFCCNHTMAHLFSKLSYCYLCFVSIYGLTCLYTLYWLFYRSLKEYSFEYVRQETGIDDIPDVKNDFAFMLHMIDQYDPLYSKRFAVFLSEVSENKLKQLNLNNEWTADKLRQRLQTNSHSHLELQLFMLSGLPDTVFEITELQSLKLEIINNVMIPATIAQLDNLQELSLHQCSVKIHSAALAFLKENLKILSVKFDDIRELPHWMYGLRNLEELYLIGSLSHDISKNITLESFRELKSLKVLYIKSNLSKIPQSAVDVSSHLQKLCIHNDGTKLVMLNNLKKMVNLTQLELVHCDLERIPHAVFSLLSLQELDLKENNLKSIEEIVSFQHLRKLTILKLWYNSITYIPEHIKKLTSLERLSFSHNKIEVLPSHLFLCNKIRYLDLSYNDIRFIPPEIGVLQSLQYFSITCNKVESVPDELYFCKKLKTLKIGKNNLSVLSPKIGNLVFLSYLDIKGNHFEILPPELGECRALKRTGFTVEDTLFETLPSDVREQMKAE, from the coding sequence GTCATGCAAGACAAGATAATATGCCTTCCAAAGCGCATCCAGCCTTGCCAGAACCAATCTAACAGTTCAAATGTGTTTAACACAATCCCGGACACAACCCCTCTTCCTCCACCCAAGCCATCCACCCCTCCAGCTACAGTTGAAATGAAAGGACTGAAGACTGATTTGGACCTTCAGCAATACAGCTTTATAAATCAGGTGTGCTACGAACGTGCCCTGCACTGGTATGCCAAGTACTTCCCTTACCTTGTCCTTATACACACACTGGTCTTCATGCTGTGTAGTAACTTTTGGTTCAAATTCCCTGGATCGAGCTCCAAGATTGAACACTTCATTTCAATACTTGGGAAATGTTTTGATTCTCCCTGGACAACAAGAGCCTTATCCGAAGTGTCAGGGGAAGACTCTGAAgataaagataacaggaagaaCAACATAAACAAGTCTAATACTATCCAGCCAAGCACTGAAGGCACTTTGGTCAAGACACAGTCTTTAAAATCAATCCCTGAGAAGTTAGTTGTAGATAAAGGGACACCTGGGGCATTAGATAAGAAAGAAGGGGAACAGGCCAAAGCACTGTTTGAAAAGGTGAAGAAGTTTCGGCTGCACGTGGAGGAGGGTGACATACTCTATGTCATGTATGTTCGCCAGACTGTACTTAAGGTAATTAAATTCCTTATTATCATAGCTTACAACACAGCATTAGTCTCGGAGGTGAATTTTACAGTAGTATGTAATGTTGATATTGAAGACATGACCGGATATAAGAACTTTTGCTGCAATCACACGATGGCACATCTGTTCTCTAAGCTTTCTTACTGCTACCTGTGCTTTGTAAGCATCTATGGCCTCACATGCCTTTACACACTGTACTGGTTGTTCTACCGATCACTGAAAGAGTATTCTTTTGAATATGTTCGGCAAGAGACAGGAATTGATGATATCCCAGATGTCAAGAATGACTTTGCTTTTATGCTTCATATGATTGATCAGTATGATCCTCTCTATTCCAAGAGGTTTGCTGTCTTCCTATCTGAAGTCAGCGAAAATAAGCTGAAGCAGCTGAACCTAAACAATGAGTGGACTGCAGATAAGCTGCGACAGAGGCTACAGACGAACTCCCATAGCCATTTGGAGCTACAGCTTTTCATGCTCTCTGGCCTACCCGACACAGTCTTTGAGATTACTGAGCTGCAGTCATTGAAACTTGAAATCATTAATAATGTCATGATACCAGCGACCATTGCACAGTTGGACAACCTCCAGGAGCTCTCACTGCACCAGTGCTCTGTGAAGATCCACAGTGCTGCCTTAGCTTTTCTGAAGGAGAATCTCAAGATCTTAAGTGTCAAGTTTGATGACATCAGAGAACTTCCACACTGGATGTATGGCCTCAGAAACTTGGAAGAGCTCTATTTAATTGGCTCCCTAAGCCACGACATTTCCAAGAACATTACACTGGAGTCTTTTCGGGAGCTTAAAAGCCTTAAAGTTCTTTACATAAAAAGTAATTTGTCCAAAATCCCACAGTCTGCAGTCGACGTTTCAAGTCACCTGCAAAAACTATGCATCCATAACGATGGCACTAAGTTAGTGATGCTCAACAACCTGAAGAAGATGGTCAACCTCACACAGCTGGAATTGGTTCATTGTGATTTAGAGCGCATACCTCATGCAGTCTTCAGCCTTCTCAGTCTTCAGGAATTGGATCTAAAGGAAAACAACCTCAAATCCATTGAAGAAATTGTAAGTTTCCAACACCTGCGAAAACTGACAATCCTAAAGCTGTGGTACAACAGCATAACATACATCCCAGAGCATATAAAGAAACTCACCAGTCTCGAGCGGCTTTCCTTCAGCCATAACAAAATAGAGGTTCTTCCGTCCCACCTATTCCTATGCAACAAAATCAGATACTTGGATTTGTCGTACAATGACATTCGCTTTATCCCACCTGAAATAGGAGTTCTGCAGAGtttacagtatttttccatTACCTGCAACAAAGTGGAGAGCGTGCCAGATGAACTGTACTTCTGCAAAAAACTGAAGACTCTGAAAATTGGGAAAAATAACTTGTCAGTCCTGTCTCCTAAAATCGGGAATTTGGTGTTCCTCTCCTATTTGGATATTAAAGGCAATCACTTTGAAATCCTCCCACCTGAGCTTGGGGAATGCAGAGCTCTGAAACGGACTGGTTTCACTGTAGAGGACACCTTGTTTGAGACGTTGCCTTCTGATGTCAGGGAACAAATGAAAGCTGAATGA